TCGTAGATTTCTTCAATTTCAGAATATTCTGTTTTTCTTATTGATTTCCTGTGTCGGTAAGGAGGGCGAGCAGCACGGACTTTCGTTTTTATTGCCTTTGACGGGCCCGCTTTTGAAAGTGGGAATTATCGGAGATTCTTTATCCCAAGAATCGGGCGGCTTTGGGCTGAGAGAAAAACTCGGCTTCCGATTTACGGTTACCGATTATTCGGTTTCTGGAAGATACGTTCCCGCTTGGCTTCAGGCGATTGAAACTGCTTTGACTGAACGACAAGACCTTTTAATTTTAGAATTGGGAACGAACGATGTCTCCGGTTATCCGGTCGACCAATTTCCGAAGAACTACGAGAATCTCCTTAGTTTAATCCAATCTCGTAGTAACGCAATGATCTTGGTCACGGTTCTTCC
The nucleotide sequence above comes from Leptospira weilii. Encoded proteins:
- a CDS encoding SGNH/GDSL hydrolase family protein, whose amino-acid sequence is MNSFWLRRFLQFQNILFFLLISCVGKEGEQHGLSFLLPLTGPLLKVGIIGDSLSQESGGFGLREKLGFRFTVTDYSVSGRYVPAWLQAIETALTERQDLLILELGTNDVSGYPVDQFPKNYENLLSLIQSRSNAMILVTVLPPTSQPAYRANILQINSYLKGLSSRYPIADMESVFLERENTIPLYSQTDLVHPNPVGYDLMGTVYTDVIHKFYVR